A window of the Janthinobacterium agaricidamnosum NBRC 102515 = DSM 9628 genome harbors these coding sequences:
- a CDS encoding efflux RND transporter periplasmic adaptor subunit, whose protein sequence is MKKPSIGWLRNPWLMIAVLLLAMLAVAIGKRLQAAAPLIAPAAAPMKVGAATVALRDARIWDAFSGRLEAVERVELRSRVAGAIAAIHFNEGKWVRQGELLVSIDPAPYAAEVARLKAQAGAAESNASHAHTELERSRLLWSSQAIARRDVDESERAAREADASLAAARAALQRASLDLEHASIRAPVAGRVGRREVTPGNLVDAGPDSPVLTTLVSVDPVYASFDAGEQVVQRALAGIGPQGNVAAVPVQMEIDNGSGLQTRQGHLQLVDNQVDARSGTIRVRAVFPNPDGALMPGQFVRLRLGQASSASVLLIDERAIGTDQDRRYVMVLDAQNKASHRDITLGGMADGMRIVRSGLVAGERVVVDGFERVKPGAIVSPVAAVSATVAAR, encoded by the coding sequence TGGCTGATGATCGCGGTGCTGCTGCTGGCCATGCTGGCGGTCGCGATCGGCAAGCGCCTGCAGGCGGCGGCGCCGCTTATCGCTCCAGCGGCGGCGCCGATGAAGGTCGGCGCCGCCACCGTGGCCTTGCGCGATGCGCGCATCTGGGACGCCTTTTCCGGCCGGCTGGAAGCGGTCGAGCGGGTCGAGCTGCGTTCGCGCGTGGCCGGCGCCATCGCGGCGATCCATTTTAATGAAGGCAAGTGGGTGCGGCAGGGCGAGCTGCTGGTCAGCATCGACCCGGCGCCGTACGCCGCCGAGGTGGCGCGCCTGAAGGCGCAAGCCGGCGCCGCCGAATCGAACGCCAGCCATGCGCATACCGAGCTGGAGCGCTCGCGTTTGCTGTGGTCGTCGCAGGCGATCGCCCGGCGCGACGTCGATGAAAGCGAACGCGCCGCGCGCGAAGCCGACGCCAGCCTGGCCGCCGCCCGCGCCGCGTTGCAGCGCGCGTCGCTGGATTTGGAGCACGCCAGCATCCGCGCGCCGGTGGCGGGCCGGGTCGGCCGGCGCGAAGTCACGCCCGGCAACCTGGTGGACGCCGGCCCCGACAGCCCGGTGCTGACCACGCTGGTGTCGGTCGATCCGGTGTACGCCAGTTTCGACGCCGGCGAGCAGGTGGTGCAACGCGCGCTGGCCGGCATCGGGCCGCAAGGCAATGTGGCGGCGGTGCCGGTGCAAATGGAAATCGATAACGGGAGCGGCCTGCAAACCCGCCAGGGCCATCTGCAACTGGTGGATAACCAGGTCGATGCGCGCAGCGGCACGATCCGCGTGCGCGCGGTGTTTCCGAATCCGGACGGCGCCCTGATGCCGGGCCAGTTCGTGCGCCTGCGGCTGGGCCAGGCCAGCAGCGCCAGCGTGCTGCTGATCGACGAGCGCGCCATCGGCACCGACCAGGACCGCCGCTACGTGATGGTGCTGGATGCGCAAAACAAGGCGTCGCACCGCGACATCACGCTCGGCGGCATGGCCGACGGCATGCGCATCGTCAGGTCCGGCCTGGTTGCCGGCGAACGGGTGGTGGTCGATGGCTTTGAACGCGTCAAGCCGGGCGCGATCGTCAGTCCGGTTGCCGCAGTGAGCGCGACAGTGGCGGCACGATGA
- a CDS encoding efflux RND transporter permease subunit codes for MNISSYFIDRPIFAGVLSTLVLVAGLVAIPMLPVSEYPEVVPPTVIVTARFPGASPEVIAQTVAMPLEESINGVEDMLYMSSQATTDGLLTLTVTFKLGMDPNLAQQLVQNRVSQAESRLPQDVQRLGVNTVKSTPDLTLVVHLYSPGGRYDMAYLSNYAVLHVRDRLARLNGVGNVQVRGGGEYAMRLWLDPQKLAERGLAASDVVAAVRQENVSAAAGIIGGAPSGSDVNTQMSISIQGRLEDEEQFGNIVVRTGPDGAVTTLRDVSRIELGSAEYAARALLDDQPAAALFVLQAPGSNTVEIGNQVRRTMLELKKDMPDGVDYRIVFDPTQFVTTSIRSVISTLLEAVALVVLVVILFLQTWRASLIPLLAVPVSVIGTFAVMLACGFSINTLTLFGLVLAIGIVVDDAIVVVENVERYIAAGLSPRDASYQAMREVSGPIIAIALVLSAVFVPLAFSSGLTGQFYRQFALTIAISTVISAFNSLTLSPALAALLLQEHGAPKDRVTRAMDWLFGRFFGAFNRLFQRGSQAYGGGVVRVLGRKGLMLLVYLVLAGVTVLLFKTVPSGFVPAQDRTYVLAVVQLPDGATLDRTEKVVRKVSDIALRHPDVLASLAYPGMSVNGFTNSSNAGIAFINLKPFAERKGEQHGARAISAELTRRFSAAIPEARVVIFSPPPVRGLGSTGGFRLQLEDRGALGYPALDAAAKSFIAAASRAPELSGMYSSFQVNVPQLHAEVDRVKARQLGVPVSDIFSTLQIYLGSLYVNDFTRFGRTYTVRAQADAAFRGHAEDVAALKVRSSSGAMIPLSALLTLHPGFGPERVIRYNGYPSADISGAAAAGYSSGQAREAVERIAAQTLPAGIGYEWTDLTYQEILAGNSALLLFPLAVLLVFLVLAALYESLVLPFSIILIVPMALLSALAGVWLTRGDNNVFTQIGLMVLVGLSAKNAILIVEFARELEFGGRTPWQAALESCRLRLRPILMTSIAFIMGVLPLVESSGAGSEVRHVMGVTVFSGMLGVTFFGLFFTPVFYVLLRALGGNRPLRRDRAASTAISIKELQHD; via the coding sequence ATGAATATTTCGTCCTATTTTATCGACCGGCCGATCTTCGCCGGCGTGCTGTCGACGCTGGTCCTGGTGGCCGGCCTGGTGGCGATCCCGATGCTGCCGGTGTCGGAATATCCGGAAGTGGTGCCGCCGACGGTGATCGTCACCGCGCGCTTTCCCGGCGCCAGCCCGGAAGTGATCGCGCAAACGGTGGCGATGCCGCTGGAAGAATCGATCAACGGCGTCGAAGACATGCTGTACATGAGCAGCCAGGCCACCACCGACGGCTTGCTGACGCTGACCGTCACCTTCAAGCTGGGCATGGACCCCAACCTGGCCCAGCAACTGGTGCAGAACCGCGTGTCGCAAGCCGAATCGCGGCTGCCGCAAGACGTGCAGCGGCTCGGCGTCAATACCGTCAAGAGCACGCCCGACCTGACGCTGGTGGTGCACCTGTATTCGCCGGGCGGGCGCTACGACATGGCTTACCTGAGCAATTACGCGGTGCTGCATGTGCGCGACCGCCTGGCCCGGCTGAACGGGGTCGGCAATGTGCAGGTGCGCGGCGGCGGCGAATATGCGATGCGGTTGTGGCTGGACCCGCAAAAGCTGGCCGAGCGGGGCCTGGCCGCCAGCGACGTGGTGGCGGCGGTGCGCCAGGAAAACGTGTCGGCGGCGGCCGGCATCATCGGCGGTGCGCCGAGCGGCAGCGACGTGAATACGCAAATGTCGATCAGCATCCAGGGTCGCCTGGAAGATGAGGAACAGTTCGGCAATATCGTCGTGCGCACCGGGCCGGACGGCGCCGTGACGACCTTGCGCGACGTCTCGCGCATCGAACTGGGCAGCGCCGAATATGCGGCCCGCGCGCTGCTCGACGATCAGCCGGCGGCGGCGCTGTTCGTGTTGCAGGCGCCCGGCTCCAATACGGTCGAGATCGGCAACCAGGTAAGACGGACCATGCTGGAATTGAAGAAGGACATGCCGGACGGCGTCGATTACCGCATCGTGTTCGATCCGACCCAGTTCGTCACGACGTCGATCCGTTCGGTGATCTCGACGCTGCTCGAAGCGGTGGCGCTGGTGGTGCTGGTGGTGATCCTGTTCCTGCAAACCTGGCGCGCCTCGCTGATCCCGCTGCTGGCGGTGCCGGTGTCGGTGATCGGCACGTTCGCGGTGATGCTGGCCTGCGGTTTTTCGATCAATACGCTGACGCTGTTCGGGCTGGTGCTGGCGATCGGCATCGTGGTCGACGACGCCATCGTGGTGGTCGAAAACGTCGAGCGCTACATCGCCGCCGGCCTCAGTCCGCGGGACGCCAGCTACCAGGCGATGCGCGAAGTGTCGGGGCCGATCATCGCCATCGCGCTGGTGCTGTCGGCGGTGTTCGTGCCGCTGGCGTTCAGCAGCGGCCTGACCGGCCAGTTCTACCGCCAGTTCGCGCTGACGATCGCGATTTCGACGGTGATTTCCGCCTTCAATTCGCTGACGCTGTCGCCGGCGCTGGCGGCCTTGCTGCTGCAAGAGCACGGCGCGCCGAAAGACCGTGTGACGCGGGCCATGGACTGGCTGTTCGGGCGCTTTTTCGGCGCCTTCAACCGGCTGTTCCAGCGCGGTTCGCAAGCGTATGGCGGCGGCGTGGTGCGGGTGCTGGGCCGCAAGGGCCTGATGCTGCTGGTGTACCTGGTGCTGGCCGGTGTGACGGTGCTGCTGTTCAAGACCGTGCCGTCCGGCTTCGTGCCGGCGCAAGACCGCACCTATGTGCTGGCGGTGGTGCAATTGCCCGATGGCGCGACGCTGGACCGCACCGAAAAAGTGGTGCGCAAGGTCAGCGACATCGCCTTGCGGCACCCGGACGTGCTGGCGTCGCTGGCCTACCCCGGCATGTCGGTGAATGGTTTTACCAATAGTTCCAACGCCGGCATCGCCTTCATCAACTTGAAGCCGTTTGCCGAACGCAAGGGCGAGCAGCATGGCGCGCGCGCCATCAGCGCCGAACTGACGCGCCGTTTTAGCGCCGCGATACCGGAAGCACGGGTGGTGATTTTCAGCCCGCCGCCGGTACGCGGCCTGGGTTCCACCGGCGGTTTCCGGCTGCAGCTGGAAGACCGCGGCGCACTGGGCTATCCGGCGCTGGACGCGGCGGCGAAGAGTTTTATCGCCGCCGCGTCCAGGGCGCCGGAATTGAGCGGCATGTATTCCAGCTTCCAGGTCAACGTGCCGCAATTGCACGCCGAAGTGGACCGGGTCAAGGCGCGCCAGCTGGGCGTGCCGGTCAGCGACATTTTCAGCACCCTGCAGATTTACCTGGGCAGCCTGTATGTCAACGACTTCACGCGCTTCGGCCGCACCTACACGGTGCGCGCCCAGGCCGATGCGGCGTTCCGCGGCCATGCCGAGGATGTCGCCGCGCTGAAGGTGCGTTCATCCAGCGGCGCGATGATTCCGCTGTCGGCGCTGCTGACGCTGCATCCCGGTTTCGGCCCGGAGCGGGTGATCCGCTACAACGGTTATCCGAGCGCCGACATCAGCGGCGCGGCGGCGGCCGGTTACTCCAGCGGCCAGGCGCGCGAAGCGGTGGAGCGCATCGCCGCGCAAACCCTGCCGGCCGGCATCGGCTATGAATGGACCGACCTGACTTACCAGGAAATTTTGGCTGGCAACTCCGCCTTGCTGCTGTTCCCGCTGGCGGTGCTGCTGGTGTTCCTGGTGCTGGCGGCGCTGTATGAAAGCCTGGTGCTGCCGTTCTCGATCATCCTGATCGTGCCGATGGCGCTGCTGTCGGCGCTGGCCGGGGTGTGGTTGACGCGCGGCGACAACAACGTGTTCACCCAGATCGGGCTGATGGTGCTGGTCGGGCTGTCGGCCAAGAACGCGATCCTGATCGTCGAATTCGCCCGCGAACTGGAATTCGGCGGCCGCACGCCATGGCAGGCGGCGCTCGAGTCGTGCCGCCTGCGGCTGCGGCCGATCCTGATGACGTCGATCGCTTTCATCATGGGCGTGCTGCCGCTGGTCGAGTCCAGCGGCGCCGGCTCGGAAGTGCGCCATGTGATGGGCGTGACGGTATTTTCCGGCATGCTCGGCGTGACTTTTTTCGGCTTGTTTTTCACCCCGGTTTTTTATGTGCTGCTGCGCGCCCTCGGCGGCAACCGGCCATTGCGGCGCGACCGCGCGGCCAGCACGGCAATTTCAATCAAGGAGCTTCAGCATGACTAG
- a CDS encoding iron-containing alcohol dehydrogenase, which yields MTSMNNFIYHRATRLLFGEGQIAAIADEIPAGARLMITYGGGSIQRNGVLEQVHKALAGRFYVEFGGIEPNPAYETLIQAVELARAENIDFILAVGGGSVVDGSKFIAGALRYAGEPWDILASRTRLVFDAVPFGCVLTLPATGSEFNAGAVISRRATGDKLDFHSPNVIPRFSVLDPATTYSLPVRQVSNGVVDAFVHTTEQYLTYPVGAKVQDRFAEGLLLTLIEDGPRALSEPRNYAVRANLMWAATMALGGTIGAGVPQDWASHMIGHELTAMHGIDHAQSLAVVLPSLLRHKRHAKHAKLLQYAERVWGITGGSEEERVEAGIRATEAFFEQMQMPTRFSGYGIDGSQFPALLAKLEEHGMTALGERRDIHLDDCQAILQAAL from the coding sequence ATGACTAGCATGAACAATTTTATCTATCACCGCGCCACCCGTTTGCTGTTCGGCGAAGGCCAGATCGCCGCCATCGCCGATGAGATCCCGGCCGGCGCCCGCTTGATGATCACGTACGGCGGCGGCAGCATCCAGCGCAACGGCGTGCTGGAACAGGTGCACAAGGCGCTGGCCGGCCGTTTTTATGTCGAGTTCGGCGGCATCGAGCCGAATCCGGCCTATGAAACGCTGATCCAGGCGGTCGAATTGGCGCGCGCCGAAAACATCGATTTCATCCTCGCCGTCGGCGGCGGTTCGGTGGTCGACGGCAGCAAGTTCATCGCCGGCGCGCTGCGCTACGCCGGCGAGCCGTGGGATATCCTGGCCAGCCGCACACGGCTGGTGTTCGACGCGGTGCCGTTCGGCTGCGTGCTGACGCTGCCGGCCACCGGTTCGGAATTCAATGCGGGCGCGGTGATCAGCCGCCGTGCGACCGGCGACAAGCTGGACTTCCATTCGCCCAACGTAATCCCGCGCTTTTCGGTGCTCGACCCGGCCACCACCTATTCGCTGCCGGTGCGCCAGGTGTCGAACGGCGTGGTCGACGCGTTTGTCCACACCACCGAGCAATACCTGACCTATCCGGTCGGCGCCAAGGTGCAGGACCGCTTTGCCGAGGGCTTGCTGCTGACGCTGATCGAAGACGGCCCGCGCGCCTTGTCGGAGCCACGCAATTACGCGGTGCGCGCCAACCTGATGTGGGCCGCCACGATGGCGCTGGGCGGCACCATCGGCGCCGGCGTGCCGCAGGATTGGGCCAGCCACATGATCGGCCATGAATTGACCGCGATGCACGGCATCGACCATGCGCAAAGCCTGGCCGTGGTGCTGCCGTCGCTGCTGCGCCACAAGCGCCATGCCAAGCACGCCAAGCTGCTGCAATACGCCGAGCGCGTGTGGGGCATCACCGGCGGCAGCGAAGAGGAGCGGGTCGAAGCGGGCATCCGCGCCACCGAGGCCTTCTTCGAGCAGATGCAAATGCCGACCCGGTTTTCCGGTTACGGCATCGATGGCAGTCAGTTTCCGGCGCTGCTCGCCAAACTCGAAGAACATGGCATGACGGCGCTGGGAGAACGGCGCGATATCCACCTGGACGATTGCCAGGCCATCCTGCAGGCCGCGCTGTAA
- a CDS encoding aldolase, translating to MAHTYTIDTPASAIPARRLDSDAIQQARIELAACFQMAARHGYAEGICNHFSALVPGHPDLFLVNPYGYAFEELTASQLLVCDFDGHVLAGEGRPEATAFYIHARLHQLKPAVNAALHTHMPNATALSMIEDEPFLWLGQTALKFYGRIAVDRQYNGLALDNREGERIAQALGDADIVFMKNHGVMVTGPSIAEAWDDLYYLERAAEVQIRAMSTGRELVRIAPEVALLAHRQMRAGDPASGRAHMDSLLRILRRERPRFEE from the coding sequence ATGGCGCACACCTACACCATCGATACCCCGGCATCGGCCATCCCGGCCCGGCGCCTGGACAGCGACGCGATCCAGCAAGCCCGCATCGAACTGGCGGCCTGCTTCCAGATGGCGGCGCGGCACGGTTATGCCGAAGGTATCTGCAACCACTTTTCGGCGCTGGTGCCGGGCCATCCCGACCTGTTCCTGGTCAATCCGTATGGCTACGCGTTCGAGGAACTCACCGCCAGCCAATTGCTGGTCTGCGATTTCGACGGCCATGTGCTGGCCGGCGAGGGCCGGCCGGAAGCGACCGCGTTTTATATCCACGCCCGGCTGCACCAGCTGAAACCGGCGGTCAACGCGGCGCTGCATACCCATATGCCGAACGCCACCGCGCTGAGCATGATCGAAGACGAGCCATTCTTATGGCTGGGCCAGACCGCGCTGAAGTTTTACGGTCGCATCGCGGTCGACCGCCAATACAACGGGCTGGCGCTGGACAATCGCGAGGGGGAACGCATCGCGCAGGCGCTGGGCGACGCCGATATCGTGTTCATGAAAAACCACGGCGTGATGGTGACCGGCCCCAGCATCGCCGAGGCGTGGGACGATTTATACTACCTGGAACGGGCCGCCGAAGTGCAGATCAGGGCCATGAGCACCGGCCGGGAGCTGGTGCGGATCGCCCCGGAAGTGGCGCTGCTGGCGCACCGCCAGATGCGCGCAGGCGACCCGGCCAGCGGCCGGGCGCATATGGACAGCCTGCTGCGCATCCTGCGCCGCGAACGGCCGCGCTTCGAAGAGTAG
- a CDS encoding haloacid dehalogenase type II, translating into MSLNPTPRPTWLTFDCYGTLIQWDEGLQAAVSTILRGKDVPADGDVQAQLIGLYDEHEHALEKSVPHRSFRSVAGQGLQMALNALGLPNDDSDIRTLTDNISAMPPFPEVVETLRLLKQAGFKLCIISNTDDDIIAGNVAQLGGHIDRVISAQQAQAYKPSRRIFEHAWSRLGVGKDEVVHICASPHLDHAAARELGFRCVWIDRGTGRQTLPDYRPDATLATLDQVPRLFATLGWMAQPE; encoded by the coding sequence ATGTCCCTGAACCCGACTCCCCGTCCCACCTGGCTCACCTTCGATTGCTACGGCACGCTGATACAATGGGACGAAGGCTTGCAGGCGGCGGTCAGCACTATCCTGCGCGGCAAGGACGTGCCGGCCGACGGCGACGTACAGGCGCAATTGATCGGCCTGTACGACGAACATGAACACGCGCTGGAAAAATCGGTGCCGCACCGCTCGTTCCGCTCGGTGGCCGGCCAGGGTTTGCAGATGGCCTTGAATGCATTGGGCTTGCCGAACGACGACAGCGATATCCGCACCCTGACCGACAATATCTCGGCGATGCCGCCGTTCCCGGAAGTGGTCGAGACGCTGCGCTTGCTGAAACAGGCCGGCTTCAAGCTGTGCATCATTTCGAATACCGACGACGACATCATCGCCGGCAACGTGGCGCAACTGGGCGGCCATATCGACCGTGTCATCAGCGCCCAGCAGGCGCAGGCATACAAACCGTCGCGGCGGATTTTCGAGCACGCCTGGTCCCGGCTGGGCGTCGGCAAGGACGAGGTGGTGCACATTTGCGCCAGCCCGCACCTGGACCACGCGGCGGCGCGCGAACTGGGTTTCCGCTGCGTGTGGATCGACCGCGGCACCGGCCGCCAGACGCTGCCGGACTACCGGCCCGACGCCACGCTGGCCACGCTGGACCAGGTGCCGCGGCTGTTCGCCACGCTGGGCTGGATGGCCCAGCCCGAATAA
- a CDS encoding LysR substrate-binding domain-containing protein has translation MLDLELLNTLVCVIEEGSFTRAGERVHRTQSTVSQQIRKLEQNLGRTLLLRDKSGSHVTPTEHGELLVAYARSLLALAQEAEEALSVQLPLMPVRLGIPEDFDAATISELLSGFMRLEPGVRLATVSGMSTDLRRKMTDGELDIALVKREPGSGDAVAHWPEPLVWAAGAHTALPDGAVPLALFPQGCVYRARAIRTLDKAGRRWRVAFGSHSLMGIQAAVAAGLGISVLPASALLPGHRVLGAADGFPELAPTELALLKAPAPPGAAQRKLLDYLGQAITQVIAARARHTAA, from the coding sequence ATGCTGGACCTGGAATTGTTGAACACCCTGGTGTGCGTGATCGAGGAAGGCAGTTTTACGCGCGCCGGCGAGCGGGTGCACCGTACCCAGTCGACCGTCAGCCAGCAAATCCGCAAGCTGGAGCAAAACCTCGGCCGCACCTTGCTGCTGCGCGACAAGAGCGGCAGCCATGTGACGCCGACCGAACATGGCGAATTGCTGGTGGCGTATGCGCGCAGCTTGCTGGCGCTGGCCCAGGAAGCCGAGGAAGCGCTGTCGGTCCAGTTGCCGCTGATGCCGGTGCGGTTGGGGATACCGGAAGATTTCGACGCCGCCACTATTTCAGAGTTGTTATCCGGCTTCATGCGGCTGGAGCCCGGCGTGCGGCTGGCCACCGTCAGCGGCATGAGCACCGACTTGCGCCGCAAGATGACGGACGGCGAACTCGATATCGCGCTGGTCAAGCGCGAACCGGGCAGCGGCGACGCGGTCGCGCACTGGCCCGAGCCGCTGGTCTGGGCCGCCGGCGCGCACACCGCATTGCCGGATGGCGCGGTGCCGCTGGCGCTGTTTCCGCAAGGCTGCGTGTACCGCGCCCGCGCGATCCGCACGCTGGACAAGGCCGGCCGCCGCTGGCGGGTCGCGTTCGGCAGCCACAGCCTGATGGGCATCCAGGCCGCCGTCGCCGCGGGATTGGGGATCTCGGTCTTGCCGGCCAGCGCCCTGCTGCCGGGCCACCGGGTGCTGGGTGCGGCCGACGGTTTCCCCGAGCTGGCGCCGACCGAGCTGGCGCTGCTGAAAGCGCCGGCGCCGCCGGGCGCGGCGCAGCGCAAGCTGCTCGATTACCTGGGCCAGGCGATCACCCAAGTCATCGCGGCGCGGGCACGGCATACAGCCGCATGA
- a CDS encoding TonB-dependent receptor domain-containing protein, which translates to MKNIAFKRSVVAVALTLGSSHVVMAQASPAEPAVHKVFVTGSNIKRAEKEGSSPVQIVGARDIATTGATTVAELLHSIPAFGSGASVDVIDGGFSRGAATASLRGLGSSSTLVLLNGRRIAASAYADPNQGKSAVYDLNAIPLSAIERVEIFKDGASAVYGSDAIAGVINFITKSDYRGLEMSASISANGDNAFGRKNASGIFGFGNLAQDGYNGFISFDVAKRDRTAIKDVKGIEAAMYADINGRLNPYSSSLSNQPFFYREVRPGAFATSLSQGKDIINRSNCDPSQRLVGNAAAHNLTATDPLIGRTFCNYDIDDYAEAQGAGKDANLLSRVTFDLTPNVTAFTEASYSRSERTYTGAPRTFRSTSSSTAYSLSGLPQQFQIILPIGHPDNPFTAANGYAPSRSAVGYRLPGAAGNDNLNQSYRLVAGLKGSSGAFDWETAVLWNRNERTEHYNGLLYKPTLQRIMTENRTLAETAADPGATYNATNQGFSQTTQIDAKASTAFGQLAGGQAGLAFGTELRQEKIGLTPDQATQDGKIVGLANSLADGQRNVSSAFVELRTPFAKNFEMDFAGRYDKYQGMKINFVPKVGAKWTATDKIAVRGTWAEGFRAPALTQISPGGVQSFSTVKDPIRCPDGVNPLPGAEKVDCSGKSISGLSSANPDLTPEKSKSMSLGLILAPATNIDVLIDYYRIKKVDETALLGAQFVIDHADLFPGRVVRDTSPGGFVTDKNGNPIPNSGPLQQVNRTYVNQGSTQVSGVDFEVAMRNSLGEYGKLSTRLNWSYLMEFRRAERPGAVAANTAGYNGGLSDWSTSVGDNPKNRGNISTTWTRGDHALTGSIDYVGPVSLLRRSDNTVTYPVAFCHYGAGQPAGSPSLGGMPKFSNYISNCDVKSWTTLGMNYAYTGIKNLTMSFNIRNVLDTKAPYDPRYPIEGFNSQLHNAQGRYFRVSANYKFM; encoded by the coding sequence GTGAAGAACATCGCATTCAAGCGCAGCGTCGTTGCCGTCGCGCTGACCCTGGGTTCGTCCCATGTCGTCATGGCCCAGGCTAGTCCGGCGGAGCCGGCGGTGCACAAGGTTTTTGTCACCGGTTCCAACATCAAGCGCGCTGAAAAGGAAGGCTCTTCGCCGGTGCAAATCGTCGGCGCCAGGGACATCGCGACCACCGGCGCGACCACCGTCGCCGAATTGCTGCACTCGATCCCGGCCTTCGGTTCCGGCGCCAGCGTCGACGTGATCGACGGCGGCTTTTCGCGCGGTGCGGCCACCGCGTCGCTGCGCGGCCTCGGTTCGTCCTCGACGCTGGTCCTGTTGAACGGCCGCCGCATCGCCGCGTCCGCCTATGCCGATCCGAACCAGGGCAAGTCGGCGGTGTACGACTTGAATGCGATCCCGCTGTCGGCCATCGAACGGGTGGAAATCTTCAAGGACGGCGCTTCGGCCGTGTACGGTTCCGACGCGATCGCCGGCGTGATCAATTTCATCACCAAGAGCGATTACCGCGGCCTGGAAATGAGCGCCAGCATCAGCGCCAATGGCGACAATGCATTCGGCCGCAAGAACGCCAGCGGTATTTTTGGTTTCGGCAACCTGGCGCAAGACGGCTACAACGGTTTCATCAGCTTCGACGTAGCCAAGCGCGACCGTACCGCGATCAAGGATGTCAAGGGGATCGAAGCGGCCATGTACGCCGACATCAACGGCCGCCTGAATCCGTATTCGAGCAGCTTGAGCAACCAGCCGTTCTTTTATCGCGAAGTACGGCCTGGCGCTTTCGCCACCTCGCTGAGCCAGGGCAAGGACATCATCAACCGCAGCAATTGCGATCCATCGCAGCGGCTGGTCGGCAACGCGGCGGCGCACAACCTGACGGCCACCGATCCATTGATCGGCCGCACCTTCTGCAACTACGACATCGACGATTACGCCGAAGCGCAAGGCGCCGGCAAGGACGCCAACCTGCTGTCGCGCGTTACCTTCGACCTGACGCCCAACGTCACCGCCTTCACCGAGGCCTCGTACAGCCGTTCCGAGCGCACTTATACCGGTGCCCCGCGCACGTTCCGCAGCACCTCCTCGTCCACCGCCTACAGCTTGAGTGGCTTGCCGCAGCAATTCCAGATCATCTTGCCGATCGGCCATCCGGACAATCCCTTCACCGCCGCCAACGGTTATGCCCCGTCGCGCTCGGCGGTCGGTTACCGCTTGCCTGGCGCCGCGGGCAACGACAACTTGAACCAATCCTACCGTCTGGTGGCCGGCTTGAAAGGCAGCAGCGGCGCGTTCGACTGGGAAACCGCGGTCTTGTGGAACCGTAACGAGCGTACCGAGCATTACAACGGCTTGCTGTACAAACCGACGCTGCAACGCATCATGACCGAGAACCGCACGCTGGCCGAAACCGCGGCCGATCCGGGCGCGACCTACAACGCGACCAACCAAGGTTTTTCGCAAACGACGCAAATCGACGCCAAGGCATCGACGGCTTTCGGCCAGCTGGCCGGTGGCCAGGCCGGCCTGGCGTTCGGTACCGAATTGCGTCAAGAGAAAATCGGCCTGACCCCGGACCAGGCCACCCAGGATGGCAAGATCGTCGGCCTGGCCAACTCGCTGGCCGATGGCCAGCGCAATGTCAGCTCGGCCTTTGTCGAATTGCGTACGCCCTTCGCGAAAAACTTTGAAATGGATTTTGCCGGCCGTTACGATAAATACCAGGGCATGAAAATTAACTTCGTGCCGAAAGTGGGCGCCAAGTGGACCGCGACCGACAAGATCGCCGTGCGTGGCACCTGGGCCGAAGGTTTTCGCGCACCTGCGCTGACCCAGATTTCGCCAGGCGGCGTGCAATCGTTCTCGACCGTAAAAGACCCGATCCGTTGCCCGGATGGCGTGAATCCCTTGCCAGGCGCCGAAAAAGTGGATTGCTCCGGCAAGAGTATTTCCGGCTTGTCTTCGGCCAACCCGGACTTGACGCCTGAGAAATCGAAGAGCATGTCGCTCGGCCTGATCCTGGCCCCCGCGACCAACATCGACGTGCTGATCGATTACTACCGCATCAAGAAAGTCGACGAGACCGCCTTGCTGGGCGCCCAGTTCGTGATCGACCATGCCGACCTGTTCCCTGGCCGCGTGGTGCGCGACACCAGCCCTGGCGGTTTCGTGACCGACAAGAATGGCAATCCGATCCCGAACTCGGGCCCGCTGCAACAAGTGAACCGCACCTACGTCAACCAGGGCAGCACCCAGGTCAGCGGCGTCGATTTCGAAGTTGCGATGCGTAATTCACTGGGCGAATACGGCAAGCTGAGCACCAGGCTGAACTGGAGCTACCTGATGGAATTCCGCCGCGCCGAACGTCCGGGCGCTGTCGCGGCCAATACCGCCGGTTACAACGGCGGCCTGTCCGACTGGTCCACCTCGGTGGGCGACAATCCCAAGAACCGCGGCAATATCTCGACCACCTGGACCCGTGGCGACCATGCGCTGACCGGCTCGATCGACTATGTCGGCCCGGTCTCGCTGCTGCGCCGTAGCGACAACACGGTGACGTATCCAGTCGCTTTCTGCCACTACGGCGCGGGCCAGCCAGCCGGTTCCCCTAGCTTGGGCGGTATGCCGAAGTTCTCCAACTACATCAGCAACTGCGATGTGAAGAGCTGGACCACGCTGGGCATGAACTATGCCTACACCGGCATCAAGAACCTGACCATGTCGTTTAACATCCGTAACGTGCTCGACACCAAAGCACCTTACGATCCGCGTTATCCTATCGAAGGTTTCAACAGCCAATTGCATAACGCACAAGGCCGTTACTTCCGCGTTAGTGCAAACTACAAATTCATGTAA